Proteins from a genomic interval of Providencia stuartii:
- a CDS encoding Ref family recombination enhancement nuclease, whose amino-acid sequence MTKKSKNKEEMQWLSDVAELGCICCRNMGYGATPAEIHHTRTGQGIAQRASHKDVLPLCPPHHRASYGTGFHAAPKTWQQIHGTEAELLEQTKREVMELRACRI is encoded by the coding sequence ATGACCAAAAAATCAAAGAACAAAGAAGAGATGCAGTGGTTATCAGATGTAGCAGAACTCGGCTGTATTTGTTGTAGAAACATGGGGTATGGGGCAACTCCTGCGGAAATCCATCATACACGAACAGGGCAGGGAATAGCGCAGCGTGCTAGTCATAAAGATGTATTGCCGTTATGCCCGCCTCATCACCGCGCTAGCTATGGCACCGGCTTTCATGCGGCCCCAAAAACATGGCAGCAAATTCACGGTACCGAAGCGGAATTGCTTGAGCAAACCAAAAGAGAAGTCATGGAGCTGCGCGCATGTCGTATCTGA
- a CDS encoding DUF1367 family protein produces MAQHSFIKMSNDTLVPANPAARDFLHSKIKCGDVLYADFKKARNPRFHRKYFALLNLGYEYWEPTGGTISPEEKELVCGYVKFLAYYTDNDDALQSAADVYLDEIAQKRAHNISATKSFEAYRAWATEQAGYFDTYIMPDGSKRQVPKSISFASMDDFSFSELYKATLDVLWNSILYRKFPTQEAAENAAAQLLDFT; encoded by the coding sequence ATGGCACAGCATAGCTTTATCAAAATGTCTAACGACACTCTTGTACCTGCCAATCCAGCTGCGAGAGATTTTTTGCATTCCAAAATCAAGTGTGGTGACGTGCTTTATGCTGATTTTAAGAAGGCACGTAACCCTCGATTCCATCGTAAATACTTCGCATTACTTAACCTTGGGTATGAATACTGGGAACCAACCGGTGGCACTATTTCGCCTGAAGAAAAAGAGCTAGTATGCGGTTACGTTAAATTCCTCGCTTACTACACCGATAACGACGATGCCCTCCAATCCGCTGCTGATGTTTATCTTGATGAGATAGCACAGAAACGCGCTCACAATATTTCAGCGACTAAGTCATTTGAAGCTTATCGTGCTTGGGCTACTGAGCAAGCTGGATATTTTGATACATACATAATGCCTGATGGCAGCAAGCGTCAAGTTCCTAAATCAATTAGCTTTGCCAGTATGGATGATTTTTCATTTAGTGAACTCTATAAAGCAACGCTTGATGTGCTTTGGAACTCCATCCTGTATCGCAAATTCCCCACCCAAGAAGCTGCTGAAAATGCGGCGGCTCAGTTATTAGATTTTACCTAG
- a CDS encoding phage holin family protein, translating into MRMPHRDPNNYSWFREVLILLMTMLGVAASYAYKVLNGERFSWRTFILQAIVAVFAGAIVFLASSYYQWVPEIAGGAAGFAGWSGAELIKTIEKRFLRKVSGE; encoded by the coding sequence ATGCGTATGCCACATAGAGATCCAAATAACTATAGCTGGTTCCGCGAGGTGCTTATCTTATTGATGACCATGCTCGGCGTGGCTGCCAGCTATGCATATAAGGTTTTAAACGGAGAGAGGTTCAGCTGGCGGACTTTTATCTTACAAGCAATTGTTGCGGTATTTGCTGGCGCAATTGTATTTCTTGCATCTAGTTATTATCAATGGGTTCCTGAAATAGCTGGCGGAGCTGCTGGCTTTGCTGGCTGGTCTGGTGCTGAGCTCATTAAAACAATTGAAAAGCGATTTTTAAGGAAGGTATCAGGTGAGTAA
- the lysC gene encoding Rz1-like lysis system protein LysC — MILLCPSLLLTGCTSTQTSYVPAQCTPIPATLTEPVLAPLPPDSDGKTLLYSQAILWIPLLLATIDKANQQLGAIREVEADRSNTRLH; from the coding sequence GTGATCCTTTTGTGCCCCAGCCTATTGCTAACGGGTTGTACGAGTACACAAACGAGTTACGTTCCAGCGCAATGTACACCGATACCGGCAACATTAACTGAACCTGTACTAGCACCACTACCGCCCGATAGCGATGGAAAAACATTGCTATATTCACAAGCCATTCTATGGATCCCTTTGTTATTAGCGACAATTGATAAAGCCAATCAGCAATTAGGTGCTATTCGAGAGGTTGAAGCGGATAGAAGCAATACAAGATTACATTAA
- a CDS encoding antitermination protein, protein MKLENTLKNFHPKSPTFGNVAGCTSPDRITGTDIMAAMGMTEPQAKFGVTAFLAKNDISEEDKFSTVEALTQYAKKITPKLVAKAAGKKLGYCLIVLARMAFEDYARSAGSVFPCSACSGKGLIYKRKDVVKHPGITRLDGAVVIEPWIENEKVDELCVPCNGKGQIAHRCRCKGRGKVLDDIQTKLQGVPVFKDCPRCAGKGFNRVPSSVAYNAIKHLVPDLTQSSWSRNWKPFYEKLASKCFIEESAAELAFSRVIK, encoded by the coding sequence ATGAAACTCGAAAATACACTTAAAAACTTTCACCCTAAGTCACCTACATTCGGTAATGTAGCAGGTTGTACATCTCCTGACCGAATAACGGGAACAGATATCATGGCAGCTATGGGGATGACTGAACCACAAGCTAAGTTCGGTGTGACAGCCTTTCTAGCGAAGAATGATATCAGCGAAGAAGATAAATTTTCTACCGTGGAAGCATTGACCCAATACGCTAAAAAAATTACACCAAAGCTGGTGGCTAAAGCTGCAGGTAAAAAGTTGGGTTACTGTCTAATTGTTCTGGCCAGAATGGCATTTGAAGATTATGCCCGTTCAGCAGGTTCAGTTTTTCCATGTTCAGCATGTAGCGGTAAGGGCCTTATTTATAAGCGTAAGGACGTAGTCAAACATCCTGGTATAACGAGACTAGACGGAGCAGTGGTTATTGAGCCATGGATTGAAAATGAAAAGGTGGATGAGTTATGTGTTCCTTGCAATGGAAAAGGGCAAATAGCGCACCGTTGCCGCTGCAAAGGGCGAGGTAAGGTATTAGATGACATTCAAACTAAGCTGCAGGGCGTGCCTGTATTTAAAGATTGCCCTCGTTGTGCTGGCAAGGGGTTCAACCGGGTGCCGTCGTCTGTGGCATATAATGCGATAAAACACTTAGTACCTGATTTAACCCAATCGTCATGGTCACGAAATTGGAAGCCATTTTATGAAAAGTTAGCTAGTAAATGTTTTATTGAAGAAAGTGCGGCAGAACTGGCATTTAGCAGGGTAATAAAATAA
- a CDS encoding M15 family metallopeptidase, translating to MSKFKFSNRSEENLRGVHPDLVKVTRRALELTNIDFMVIEGKRTEARQRQLVKNGASQTMNSRHLTGRAVDCAPLVGREIPWNDWSKFKLVADAMLQAAKELGVDLEWGGNWKSFKDGPHFQLSHKSYPA from the coding sequence GTGAGTAAATTTAAATTCAGTAATCGCAGTGAAGAGAACTTAAGAGGTGTTCACCCCGATCTGGTTAAAGTGACTCGTCGAGCACTCGAGTTAACTAATATTGACTTTATGGTCATTGAAGGCAAGCGAACTGAAGCCCGACAACGCCAATTGGTGAAAAATGGTGCTAGCCAGACCATGAATAGCCGGCACTTAACTGGACGCGCTGTAGATTGTGCCCCGTTAGTCGGTCGCGAAATACCTTGGAATGACTGGTCTAAGTTCAAGTTAGTTGCTGATGCAATGCTTCAAGCAGCCAAGGAGCTAGGTGTTGATCTCGAATGGGGTGGTAACTGGAAAAGTTTTAAAGATGGCCCTCATTTCCAGTTGTCACATAAATCATATCCGGCTTAA